The following are encoded in a window of Manihot esculenta cultivar AM560-2 chromosome 8, M.esculenta_v8, whole genome shotgun sequence genomic DNA:
- the LOC110619969 gene encoding plasmodesmata-located protein 2 yields the protein MDSALKFFPLFSCLLLFLPVAKTSSHHSGLVFSKCANQTHTASTESHSQILSSLFHELSLQSSGSKFFKATAGDDTIGVSGFFQCRGDLGGNECYDCVNSLPQVLNNTCKQAVAARVQLNGCYFHYETDGFELYGGDDMALKHELLHGTCSEKKAVDGGFVEVRDAAFVAMESEGMSINGFYEADYEYVQVMAQCEGDLWGCDCSECVGIAVEIAREDCGSSVSGKVYLDNCFLSYGYNSHGKPGNLYPEEDEHGNNTGKKVAIVLGAAAAALSGGFIFLKLMKSRCGKDDDV from the exons ATGGATTCAGCCCTCAAATTCTTTCCATTGTTCAGCTGTTTGCTTTTATTTCTGCCAGTTGCTAAAACTAGCTCACACCATAGCGGCTTAGTATTCAGCAAATGTGCAAACCAAACACACACAGCTTCCACTGAGTCTCACTCGCAAATTCTATCTTCTCTCTTTCATGAACTCTCTCTTCAATCCTCTGGTTCCAAGTTCTTTAAAGCCACCGCCGGCGATGATACAATTGGAGTCTCCGGTTTCTTTCAATGTAGAGGTGATCTCGGTGGCAATGAATGCTACGACTGTGTAAACTCACTTCCTCAGGTATTAAACAACACGTGTAAACAAGCAGTAGCTGCCAGAGTTCAACTTAATGGGTGCTATTTTCACTATGAAACTGATGGGTTCGAGCTCTACGGCGGCGACGATATGGCCCTTAAACATGAATTGCTTCATGGAACTTGCAGCGAGAAGAAGGCAGTGGACGGTGGTTTTGTAGAGGTGAGAGATGCAGCTTTCGTCGCAATGGAAAGTGAAGGGATGAGTATTAATGGATTCTATGAAGCCGATTATGAATACGTGCAAGTAATGGCACAGTGTGAAGGTGATTTATGGGGCTGTGATTGCAGTGAATGTGTAGGAATTGCAGTAGAAATTGCTCGGGAGGATTGTGGCAGCTCAGTTTCAGGCAAAGTTTACTTGGACAATTGCTTTTTGAGCTATGGTTATAATTCACATGGGAAGCCAGGCAATTTATACCCAG AAGAAGATGAACATGGAAATAATACAGGGAAAAAGGTGGCGATTGTTTTgggagcagcagcagcagcattgAGTGGTGGGTTTATATTTCTGAAGCTCATGAAATCTAGATGTGGGAAAGATGATGATGTATAG
- the LOC110621601 gene encoding uncharacterized protein LOC110621601 translates to MSHNGHPLQLLEINVISAQDLAPVSKSMRTYAVVWVHAERKLTTRVDQSGNTNPQWNEKFVFRVDDKFLNSETSGIMIEIYAAAWLRDIQIGSVRVLTSNLFPSNNNNSKMRFVALQVRRPSGRPQGILNMGVQLLDNTMRSMPLYTELSASAVGLNDLIDAKTNKQTIEEKTAKLRRTRSDHTDFSTMFDEFGLKGSSIAKSSVVNGSSLVNYSAVKFNSKEKLDTGNGGNGNGSMVNGSLCSDVGPSASVVAAAIAKGLIKPPGNEGTQTKSGGSSSIIDDWTENDSVEGLRTKLERWKAELPPIYDNDSSKMMSKSRRKHHRRRKSEGLFTCFGNVLGCEISITCGGGKKKHGKKVRHWSSLESGSYL, encoded by the coding sequence ATGAGTCACAATGGGCACCCTCTTCAGCTTTTAGAGATAAATGTTATATCTGCTCAGGACTTGGCTCCTGTATCCAAATCCATGCGTACCTATGCAGTTGTTTGGGTTCATGCTGAAAGAAAATTGACCACCAGAGTCGATCAGAGTGGCAACACTAACCCACAATGGAATGAGAAGTTTGTGTTTCGTGTTGATGATAAATTCTTGAATTCTGAAACCTCCGGTATCATGATTGAAATCTACGCAGCAGCTTGGCTCCGTGATATTCAGATTGGTTCTGTAAGAGTTCTCACCAGCAACTTGTTTCcttctaataataataactcgAAAATGCGATTTGTTGCCCTTCAGGTCCGCCGACCATCAGGCCGGCCACAGGGAATTCTGAACATGGGCGTGCAGCTTCTGGACAATACAATGAGAAGTATGCCTTTGTACACTGAGCTCAGTGCTTCTGCTGTTGGGCTCAATGACCTTATTGATGCCAAGACCAATAAACAGACCATCGAAGAGAAGACGGCCAAATTGCGCCGTACGCGGAGTGACCATACTGATTTCAGCACCATGTTCGATGAGTTTGGCTTGAAAGGAAGCTCCATTGCTAAGTCATCGGTGGTTAATGGGAGTTCATTGGTTAATTATTCCGCAGTAAAATTCAACAGCAAAGAAAAATTAGATACTGGGAACGGCGGTAATGGCAACGGAAGCATGGTGAACGGATCACTTTGCTCCGATGTGGGTCCTTCGGCGTCTGTAGTGGCCGCAGCAATTGCAAAAGGATTGATTAAACCACCAGGAAATGAAGGTACTCAGACAAAAAGCGGAGGAAGCAGCTCCATCATTGATGATTGGACAGAAAACGATAGCGTCGAAGGCCTAAGAACAAAGCTGGAGAGATGGAAAGCAGAACTTCCACCGATTTACGACAACGATTCTAGTAAAATGATGTCAAAAAGCAGACGCAAACACCACCGGAGAAGAAAATCGGAGGGGTTATTTACATGTTTTGGAAATGTTTTGGGATGTGAGATATCGATTACTTGTGGAGGAGGCAAGAAGAAGCATGGAAAGAAGGTTCGTCACTGGAGTTCTTTGGAGAGTGGATcatatttgtga
- the LOC110621065 gene encoding zinc-finger homeodomain protein 4, translating into MLMANSKSKSKQLHEESTETTIKYRECRRNHAVLIGGYAADGCGEFTPKGDQGTKEALLCEACDCHRNFHRKELIKNGTAFPGSQHFPSPYGLRCPMGKERNVSGFYYPLPAVSSQPSPSPYCHHCWQRNVQSLVSDEESVIYNGSENEMQTKTGKRPKKGTHINAEQEKSGHYDLHR; encoded by the coding sequence ATGCTCATGGCTAATAGTAAATCAAAGTCCAAACAACTCCATGAAGAATCAACGGAAACCACTATCAAGTATAGAGAGTGCAGGCGTAACCATGCAGTCTTGATTGGTGGCTACGCAGCAGACGGGTGTGGAGAGTTCACACCAAAAGGTGATCAAGGTactaaagaagctcttctttgtGAGGCCTGTGATTGCCACAGAAATTTTCATCGcaaagaattaattaaaaatggtACCGCTTTTCCTGGTAGCCAACATTTTCCTTCTCCATATGGACTACGCTGTCCTATGGGAAAAGAGAGGAATGTTTCTGGGTTTTATTATCCATTACCTGCAGTATCTTCACAGCCTTCACCTTCTCCTTATTGTCACCATTGCTGGCAGCGGAATGTGCAGAGTTTGGTCAGTGATGAAGAGTCGGTGATATATAATGGAAGCGAGAATGAGATGCAGACAAAGACAGGGAAGAGACCTAAAAAGGGAACCCACATAAATGCCGAACAAGAAAAGAGCGGCCATTATGATCTCCACCGCTAA
- the LOC110621064 gene encoding F-box/FBD/LRR-repeat protein At1g13570, which translates to MERIWVGAGLDRISDLPSNVIDHILACLPLKDAVRTSALSKKWKEKWHTVPHIIVDEHLFHERSQRKLEGIINYILTRHEGKIEKFSLSIEKVKDCYNMKLWIWRLSEKSIKELSLIIRRGQHNEVPSHLFSCQQLRTLNLCRFEVKHAHSFKGFNNLISLQLNKVNIETAIFERLISRCPVLERLTVRNLNCIDHLHINVPNLKYFRFDGEFKSMCFNTPLLEVFSINLYRIGSENNQFDLRFKFRGLPPAIKELYVRCQFQKFLAAGDTFMEVSNSYSHLRTLGINAFCFEKVDEVASVLSLIGGASSLQILDIKACKCKNEAVSEPILQFWEEQKHSPLSLNQLQKVTVRSFHGKDFEIRFVQFVLENSPILEEITIECMKNPDFNQDEVKALLMPFCMASTELNLVGGTYDPGSDDSSDSDNSSNGSYSSDSD; encoded by the exons ATGGAGAGAATTTGGGTTGGTGCTGGTTTAGATAGAATCAGTGACCTTCCAAGTAATGTGATAGACCACATCCTAGCATGTTTGCCATTGAAAGATGCTGTGAGGACCAGTGCATTGTCAAAGAAGTGGAAGGAAAAATGGCATACAGTACCACATATTATAGTTGATGAGCACTTGTTCCATGAAAGGTCACAACGGAAACTTGAGGGCATAATCAATTACATCCTCACTAGACATGAAGGGAAAATTGAGAAATTTTCTCTGTCTATTGAAAAAGTGAAAGACTGTTACAACATGAAGTTGTGGATATGGAGGCTATCAGAGAAGTCAATTAAGGAACTCTCCCTCATTATCCGGAGAGGTCAGCACAATGAAGTACCATCTCATTTGTTTTCATGTCAGCAATTGAGAACGTTAAACCTCTGTCGATTTGAGGTTAAACATGCACATTCATTTAAAGGATTTAATAATCTTATTAGCCTTCAGTTGAACAAAGTTAACATAGAAACTGCCATTTTTGAAAGGCTTATTTCTAGATGCCCAGTGCTGGAACGATTGACTGTAAGAAACTTGAACTGTATTGACCATCTTCACATCAATGTCCCCAATCTCAAGTACTTTCGCTTTGATGGAGAATTCAAATCTATGTGTTTCAACACTCCACTTCTTGAGGTCTTTTCTATCAATTTATATAGAATTGGTTCTGAGAATAACCAGTTTGATCTAAGATTCAAATTCCGCGGTCTGCCACCTGCAATTAAGGAGCTTTATGTGCGATGTCAATTTCAGAAG TTCTTGGCTGCAGGTGATACATTCATGGAAGTTTCAAATTCTTATAGCCACCTGAGAACCCTTGGAATCAATGCATTTTGTTTTGAAAAGGTGGATGAAGTCGCAAGTGTGCTGTCTTTGATTGGAGGTGCCTCAAGTTTACAAATACTTGATATAAAA GCATGCAAGTGCAAAAATGAAGCTGTTTCTGAACCTATTCTACAATTTTGGGAAGAGCAAAAACATTCTCCTTTATCCTTGAACCAATTGCAGAAAGTGACGGTGAGATCTTTCCATGGTAAAGATTTTGAGATAAGGTTTGTCCAATTTGTGCTGGAAAATTCACCTATCCTCGAGGAGATTACTATTGAATGCATGAAGAATCCTGATTTCAATCAGGATGAAGTAAAGGCATTATTGATGCCATTTTGTATGGCTTCAACAGAACTCAATTTGGTTGGAGGGACCTATGATCCTGGCAGTGATGATTCCTCAGATTCCGATAACAGCTCAAACGGTTCGTACTCTTCTGATAGTGATTAG